In Leptolyngbya sp. 'hensonii', the genomic window GGACATTGTCTGTAAGGTAGCCGAGGAAATCGATACTGATCTGATTATCATGGGCTCAAGAGGGCTGAAGCGGCTTGAGTCTATTCTAGAAAATTCTGTCAGCCAGTATGTGTTCCAATTATCGTCCCGTCCCATGTTATTGGTGAGAGATGACATCTACGTCAAGCGGATTAACCGGGTGATGGTGGCGTTAGATGGCTCAGAGGCATCCAATGAATGCCTGAAACTGGCTCTCTTCCTGTTACGGGATATTAAGGGAGGGCAACTTTTCCTGGCCCACGTCAACAAGGGATCTGTCACCAAGACGAGTGAAAGTCTGTTAGCCCATCCTGAACAAGATCCACTGATTGCCCCTGCAGTCGCCGAAGCCAAGAAATTTGGTGTGAGCTATCGCTGCGTCACGGGGACTGGGAATCCGGGTGAAGAAATTTGCCGTCTGGCTGAAGACAATAATGTAGACCTGTTGATGATGGGGTCCCCCGATCGGCGTCCCTCGATCGCAAAGGGATTGCCGGATCTGGACAGGTTGCTGG contains:
- a CDS encoding universal stress protein, whose amino-acid sequence is MIEKILLADSGTGHSKEMLKALMEIPSIQRATVTVLHVVPPQVTSEGMTEKWEEGGKLLASAIQSLNLDPNHVAAILRQGDPKDIVCKVAEEIDTDLIIMGSRGLKRLESILENSVSQYVFQLSSRPMLLVRDDIYVKRINRVMVALDGSEASNECLKLALFLLRDIKGGQLFLAHVNKGSVTKTSESLLAHPEQDPLIAPAVAEAKKFGVSYRCVTGTGNPGEEICRLAEDNNVDLLMMGSPDRRPSIAKGLPDLDRLLGASVSDYVRVYAECPVLLARTPAA